In the Gopherus flavomarginatus isolate rGopFla2 chromosome 6, rGopFla2.mat.asm, whole genome shotgun sequence genome, one interval contains:
- the LOC127053608 gene encoding uncharacterized protein LOC127053608 has product MRRGHERDALQCRVKIKELRSAYCKAREGNRRSEAAPTTCRFYKELDAILGCDPTANPRSTMESSEQGEVGEVVEDGDSEATGVEGDTPESQYTCSQELFSSQEEASQSQQLEVDVEEEAEDRARVTLTTAAVSPASRRLQNLRRNPRKSKEELMKSVMSHYNRESRKTQEWRETCEWRSSVHEWRKSVHEWRKSVHEWRQTESRRKELSSKKTTKQMISLLARQTESFESIVAMQTNMYCGNPQPSQSPLPCSPVFPQNNFLQQPVPYYPQLPTTPVRSPTSSDNYNSYPVHSTPIILQQSNPELQQTLNSDQNRTY; this is encoded by the exons atgagaaggggccatgaacgggacgcgttgcagtgcagggtcaaaattaaagagctgaggagtgcttactgcaaagcccgtgagggaaatcgccgctcagaagctgcccccacaacctgccgtttttacaaggagctggatgccatacttgggtgtgaccccactgccaatcctaggagcacgatggagagttcagagcagggagaagtgggggaggttgtagaggacggtgacagtgaggctactggcgtggagggagacaccccggagtcccagtacacatgcagccaggagctcttctcaagccaggaggaggctagccagtcgcagcagctggaagttgatgttgaggaagaagctgaggatcgtgctcggg tgaccttgactactgcagccgtaTCACcagcctcacgtaggttgcagaacttgagacggaatcctagaaaatcaaaagaggaattgatgaaatctgttatgagccactacaacagagaaagtaggaagacacaggaatggagagagacctgtgaatggagaagcagtgtacatgaatggagaaagagtgtacatgaatggagaaagagtgtacatgaatggaggcaaacagaaagcaggagaaaggaattgtcttccaaaaaaaccacaaagcagatgataagcctcctggctcgccaaactgagtcatTCGAGTctattgtagccatgcagacaaatatgtactgtggtaacccacagccctcccaaagccctcttccttgttccccagtatttccacaaaacaactttctccagcagccagttccttattatccccagctgcccacaACACCTGTAAGATCACCTACCAGctctgataactataattcttaccctgttcactccacccctaTTATTCTGCAGCAGAGTAATCCTGAattgcagcagacattgaatagtgatcaaaataggacatattaa